A genomic segment from Gossypium hirsutum isolate 1008001.06 chromosome D04, Gossypium_hirsutum_v2.1, whole genome shotgun sequence encodes:
- the LOC121216298 gene encoding zinc-finger homeodomain protein 9: MDIALASTAPKSPEAEPEPEPVSETPTRIQPTKPVSFTNGVLKRHKPHHHHHHYQAPPIVITYKECLKNHAASLGGHALDGCGEFMPSPTATPTDPTSLKCAACGCHRNFHRREPDDPPPTTATPTIEYQPHHRHHPPPPATAGQPNRSPNSASPPPISSSYYPSAPHMLLALSGGLTSSHLPAGGLTPNTANLGSNSKKRFRTKFTQYQKDKMLEFAEKIGWKIQKRDEEDIQEFCREVGVDRGVLKVWMHNNKNTFGKKDQANGGSSTRDGNGNGNGNGNGNGSVRFNHEEHNNSNNNGQNLNHHFETDSVAHVGTNGCSSSSS, translated from the coding sequence ATGGATATAGCTCTTGCAAGCACCGCACCAAAATCGCCAGAGGCTGAGCCCGAGCCTGAGCCAGTGAGTGAAACACCAACTCGGATCCAACCCACCAAGCCTGTATCTTTCACCAACGGTGTTCTCAAGCGTCACAAGcctcaccaccaccaccaccactacCAAGCGCCACCCATCGTCATAACCTACAAAGAATGTCTGAAGAACCATGCAGCCAGCTTAGGCGGCCATGCTTTAGACGGTTGCGGTGAATTCATGCCGTCGCCAACAGCCACCCCAACTGACCCAACTTCCCTCAAATGTGCTGCTTGTGGGTGCCACCGCAACTTCCACCGCCGCGAACCGGATGACCCACCACCCACAACAGCTACCCCAACAATAGAATACCAGCCTCACCACCGCCACCATCCGCCACCACCAGCAACGGCAGGTCAACCAAATCGTAGTCCTAACTCAGCTTCCCCACCTCCGATCTCATCATCTTACTACCCTTCAGCTCCCCACATGCTTTTAGCTCTTTCAGGAGGTCTTACAAGCTCCCATTTACCAGCTGGTGGGCTGACACCAAACACTGCTAATCTTGGTTCCAACTCAAAGAAAAGATTCAGAACTAAGTTCACTCAGTACCAGAAGGATAAGATGCTGGAGTTTGCCGAGAAAATTGGGTGGAAAATCCAGAAAAGAGATGAAGAAGATATTCAAGAATTCTGCCGTGAAGTTGGGGTTGATAGAGGGGTTTTAAAAGTTTGGATGCATAACAATAAGAACACTTTTGGGAAGAAAGATCAAGCCAATGGAGGGTCCTCAACTAGAGATGGAAATGGGAATGGGAATgggaatggaaatggaaatggaagtGTTCGATTCAACCATGAGGAACATAACAACAGCAACAACAACGGTCAGAATCTGAACCATCACTTCGAAACTGATAGTGTTGCTCATGTTGGAACTAATGGCtgctcttcttcttcctcttga